One Vigna unguiculata cultivar IT97K-499-35 chromosome 7, ASM411807v1, whole genome shotgun sequence genomic region harbors:
- the LOC114192072 gene encoding SEC12-like protein 1: MGNDAGSPQGPVTCGSWIRRPENLNLVVLGRSRRGNSCPALLEIFSFDPTTISLSTSPLTTYVLEAEEGDPDAIAVHPSGDDFVCAFSNGNCKLFELYGRETNMKLLAKELTPLQGIGPQKCISFSVDGSKFAAGGLDGHLRIMEWPSMGVILDEPRAHKSVRDMDFSLDSEFLASTSTDGSARIWKIEDGVPLTTLSRRSDEKIELCRFSKDGTKPFLFCSVQKGDTSVTSVYDISTWNKIGHKRLIRKSASVMSISQDGKYLSLGSKDGDICVVEVKKMQIYHYSRRLHLGTDISSLEFCPGERVVLTTSVEWGALVTKLTVPKDWKEWQIYLVLLGLFLASIVAFYIFFENSDSFWKFPMGKDQPARPRFKPVLRDPQSYEDQNVWGPVDM, encoded by the exons ATGGGGAATGATGCAGGTTCACCGCAGGGTCCAGTTACTTGCGGGTCGTGGATTCGGAGGCCCGAGAATTTGAATTTGGTGGTGTTGGGAAGGTCCAGACGTGGCAATTCTTGTCCTGCTCTCCTCGAGATTTTCTCCTTCGACCCTACGACCATTTCTTTGTCTACCTCTCCTCTG ACCACCTATGTGTTGGAAGCAGAGGAAGGTGATCCTGATGCTATTGCAGTTCACCCTAGTGGGGATGATTTTGTGTGTGCTTTCAGCAACGGTAACTGCAA ATTGTTTGAGCTGTATGGTCGTGAAACAAACATGAAGTTGTTGGCTAAGGAACTCACTCCTCTACAGGGTATTGGTCCCCAGAAATGCATTAGTTTTAGTGTTGATGGGTCTAAATTTGCTGCTGGTGGGTTG GATGGACATCTCAGAATTATGGAGTGGCCTAGTATGGGCGTGATTTTGGATGAACCTAGAGCACATAAATCAGTCCGGGATATGGATTTTAG TCTAGACTCAGAATTTCTAGCTTCAACTTCTACTGATGGGTCAGCAAGAATATGGAAGATTGAAGATGGCGTTCCATTGACTACTTTGTCTCGCCGTTCG GATGAAAAGATTGAACTGTGTCGATTTTCCAAGGATGGAACCAAACCATTTCTATTTTGCTCTGTTCAAAAAG GTGATACTTCAGTCACTTCAGTTTATGATATTAGCACATGGAATAAAATTGGGCACAAGAGGCTGATTAGAAAGTCTGCTTCAGTAATGTCTATTAGCCAAGATGGGAAATACCTTTCTCT GGGCAGTAAAGATGGAGACATATGTGTAgttgaagtaaagaaaatgcaGATATACCATTATAGCAGAAGACTGCACCTGGGTACAGATATTTCATCACTTGAGTTCTGTCCTGGGGAAAG GGTTGTGCTGACAACCTCGGTAGAATGGGGAGCCCTGGTCACTAAGCTGACAGTACCTAAAGATTGGAAAG AGTGGCAGATCTATTTGGTGCTTTTGGGACTATTTTTAGCATCAATTGTTGCATTTTACATATTCTTTGAGAACTCTGATTCATTTTGGAAATTTCCCATGGGCAAAGACCAACCAGCAAGACCTAGGTTTAAACCTGTGTTAAGAGATCCCCAGTCTTATGAAGACCAAAATGTTTGGGGACCAGTTGATATGTGA